Proteins found in one Synechococcus sp. LA31 genomic segment:
- a CDS encoding fatty acid desaturase, with amino-acid sequence MTATITSRASVQHLHRPHGAQHGTAPVATPSQGRNWAVIGFMVALHALAVVALLPQFWSVAAVATLVVLYWLTACLGVTIGYHRLLSHRAFRVPLWLERFFATCGALSCQHGPIDWVGLHRHHHKFSDTEPDHHNSHRGFWWSHMGWMFKSIPAMGAVPRLTGDLTADPYYRWLNNNFLLLQLPLAGLLFWIGTATGAGGWALVLWGIPLRLVLVYHATWLVNSATHRWGYVLHDSGDGSRNNPWVAAVTFGEGWHNTHHAYPHSARHGWGRREPDLTWMHISALQRLGLATQVRLPAPLVNQAHAPVA; translated from the coding sequence ATGACGGCCACCATCACCAGCCGCGCCAGCGTGCAGCATCTGCACCGGCCGCACGGCGCGCAACACGGCACGGCCCCAGTTGCCACGCCTTCCCAGGGGCGCAACTGGGCCGTGATCGGCTTCATGGTTGCCCTTCACGCCCTGGCCGTGGTGGCCCTGCTGCCCCAGTTCTGGAGCGTCGCAGCGGTGGCCACGCTGGTGGTGCTCTATTGGCTCACCGCCTGCCTTGGCGTCACCATCGGCTACCACCGTCTGCTCAGCCACCGCGCCTTCCGAGTACCCCTGTGGCTGGAGCGCTTCTTCGCCACCTGCGGCGCCCTCAGCTGCCAGCACGGCCCGATCGACTGGGTGGGCCTGCACCGCCATCACCACAAGTTTTCCGATACGGAACCGGATCACCACAACAGCCATCGCGGCTTCTGGTGGAGCCACATGGGCTGGATGTTCAAGTCGATCCCGGCCATGGGCGCTGTGCCTCGCCTCACTGGCGATCTCACCGCCGACCCCTACTACCGCTGGCTGAACAACAATTTCCTTCTGCTGCAGCTACCCCTGGCCGGTCTGCTGTTCTGGATCGGCACGGCAACGGGCGCTGGCGGCTGGGCCCTGGTGCTCTGGGGCATCCCACTCCGCCTGGTGCTCGTGTATCACGCCACCTGGCTGGTGAACTCCGCCACCCACCGCTGGGGCTACGTGCTCCACGACAGCGGCGACGGCTCCCGCAACAACCCCTGGGTGGCCGCGGTCACCTTCGGTGAGGGCTGGCACAACACCCACCACGCCTATCCCCATTCCGCCCGCCACGGCTGGGGCCGCCGCGAGCCTGACCTCACCTGGATGCACATCAGCGCCTT